AAGGGAGACGACACTGGATAATCAAGAGCGGGAATGGGTAGAAAAAGGGAATACTTTGGTAATTTTAGGTGCAGGGGCACGGGTTACAGAAGCGGAGTTTAGCACTATGCAAAAATCTCCCCAAGGTGAGATTAAAATTGATACACGTAGACGATATCAGAAAGCTAACTCCAAGCAAGTTGATTTAGGCGATCGCTTTGGTGCTGTTGTTTGGGAAAAAAATTACAACAAAGGAAAGGTGATTTTTTCTACCACTCCTTATTTAGCCGCCAACGCTTACCAAGATTATTTAAGTAATTTCAAGTATCTCGCTAGTTTAGTAACTGAAAAAGGTAACACAGTACTTGTAGATGAATACATCCACGGCTATAAAGATGCCGATGTCAGGAAGAAAGAAAGCGAAGGAGATTTATCTAGCTTTTTTGCTAAAACTCCCTTATTTCCAATATTAATACAGCTAGGTATCCTGCTATTAGTGCTAACTTGGGCGCAGAATCGCCGCTTTGGCAAGCCAGTAGCTTTAGAAACACCAGTTGCAGATAATAGCGAAGCATATATCCAAGCTTTAGCGGGAGTCTTGCAGAAAGCTGATAGCACCGACTTTGTTGTCGAGATGGTGGGTAAACAAGAACAACTCCAACTACAAAAAGCCTTGGGATTAGGACAAGTACTTTTAGAACGTCAAGCCTTAATCAATTTTTGGAAAGAAAAAACAGGCACAAGTGCAGCGGAACTAGATGCAGTTTTAAAGCTACAATCCCACAAACAACCCATCAGCGAACGAGAACTGTTAAGCTGGTTGGGCAAATGGCGAAGCATTAGGGAAATTCGTAATTCGTAATTCGTAATTATTTTTTTGAAACTGTGCATAAGATTTCTGTGCCTGAGTACTTCTGAGTAAATTATTTATAAGAAAAAAAATGAGCGAAACTCATCCTATCTTAATTCGTCTTGGTCAAGGCCTTAATCAAGTAATTGTTGGACAATCGAGCCTAATACAACAACTTTTAGTAGCACTACTAGCGGGTGGACACGTAATTTTAGAAGGAGTGCCAGGAACTGGTAAAACTCTCCTCGTAAAAGTATTAGCGCAGTTAATCCAAGGGAATTTCCGCCGAATTCAACTAACACCAGATGTCTTACCTTCAGATATTACCGGGACAAATATTTTTGACTTGAATAGCCGCAATTTCACTTTGAAAAAAGGGCCAATATTTACCGAAGTCCTGCTAGCAGACGAAATCAACCGTACTCCTCCCAAGACACAAGCAGCGCTGCTGGAAGCGATGGAAGAGATGCAGGTAACATTGGATGGTGAAAGTTTGCCCTTACCAGATTTATTTTGGGTGATTGCAACCCAAAATCCTCTGGAATTTGAGGGGACTTATCCTTTACCAGAAGCGCAATTGGATAGATTTTTATTTAAGTTAGTGGTAGATTACCCCGATCAAGCTGCGGAAAAGCAAATGTTACTCAATCGTCAGGCTGGTTTTTCAGCAAGGCGTTTGGATATTAGCCGTTTGAAACCGATAGCAACAGTAGCCGACATTTTACAAGCACGACAAGCAGTTAAAGAAGTTAAAGTATCAGAAGCGATCGTTGATTATTTGTTAGCCTTGGTGAGAATATCGCGTCAATATCCCGATTTAACTTTAGGTGCATCACCTCGCGCCGCCGGTGCTTGGTTGCAGACATCTCAAGCATTAGCGTGGTTAGCTGGCAGAGATTTTGTCACGCCAGATGATGTAAAAGCAGTTGCATCGCCACTGCTGCGTCATCGCCTCATTTTGAAACCAGAAGCAATGCTGGATGGTTTACAAATGGATGCGGTAATTGCGTCGGTAATTAATCAAGTACCAGTTCCAAGGTGAAAAAATTCTTGCTATATTCAACGCTACGTTTCAAGCACCCATTTTAATCCCAATTTTGCGATCGCAGCTCCACACTTCGGGCATTTGGAAAGTAGACCCAAAAGGAAGCTCAAACTAACCGCCTCCACAAGTTATAAAGTATGTGTAGATGAAACAGCGAGTATTTTGAGAAAAGAATCTGTATGGCAAGCTACCAAGAAACCTTAACTAGTGACGAATCCATTAATGAGCTAATCGCCGAGACGACAGGCATTAACCATCTGGAGGTAATTGAAAATGTCATCGACTCTTTGGAACAAGATGATAGTGCGATGGTTAGCCATACTCCAGAGGGTGGCTATCTTTGGAAGTTTAAGTATGGAAGTGTGGAGGTATTTGTCCAACTCAACGGTACAACCGATGAAGACACCATAACGGTTTGGTCTACGGTGCTAAATTTACCTGCTAAAGATGAACCCAGATTGCTGCGTTATCTGTTGGAGTTGAACTGCTCAAGCACTTTTGAAGCGCGTTTTGGTATTATAGAAAACAGAGTGGTTGTGATCTCGACACGCACCTTAGCGGAGTTATCTCCCGGCGAAGTGTCTCGGCTCATTACCATTGTGGCAACGATCGCTGATAACAACGATGAAGCCTTACAAACTGAATTTGGTGCAACTTAAGGAATTTTGGATTTTGGATTGGGCTCATACTGCATTAGATGTATAGCAAGCAGGTGTGGCGACTAATTCCTTTGCTAGAGGCGGCTGGCAATGTGCAAATGGCCATTGACAACTGGTTACTAGAACAGCACCAGTCTGGAAAACATCCGTCCACTTTGCGCTTTTATACTTGGTCGCCATCTGCCATTTCTCTTGGCTATCATCAACGAAAATATCCTGAATATTGGCAAAATTTGACTTGGCAAGGGCAAAAATTGGATTTAGTGCAACGTCCTACTGGTGGACGGGCGGTATTACACCAAGGTGATTTAACTTACGCTGTAGTCACATCTGGAATTACGGGTAGTCGCCTCCAGGTGTACGAAAAAATTTGTGAGTTTTTGATTCAAGGGTGGCGATCGCTCGGCGTAGAATTACATTACGGTACAGAAGGGCGAGGTTACATCCACAACCCTAACTGTTTTGGCACAGCAACCAGTGCAGATTTAGTTTTGCCAGATGGTGCCAAACTCATTGGTAGCGCTCAACTGCGACGTAGTGGAGCAATTTTGCAACATGGTTCCATCCGTTTGCAACCCGATGCTGAACTGTTTGCTCAAGTATTTGGTGCAGAATCTTTTAGGACTGTACAACTGCCTCAAAGCCTGAGTGTGGAAAAGATTATTGCAGATTTAATCACCGCAGCTAGTGATTGTTTTAATATGCAGATAGAGTTACAACCCCTCTCGCCCTCTGAGTGGGAAGAAATTTTGGCAAAACTATGATTTTCCTACCATATAGATATCTGGTGAAAAAGAATTTATAGATGTTGCAATGGAACTTCTCTACAGTGGTTTCAGGTAACGCATAATTAATTTCTAGAAATGAGTTGGAAACAGACAGCTAAACTGACTCCACTGAGGAAGCACCGAAACGATAGCCTTTGCCGTAGACTGTGTGAATCAGTGCAGTTTCTCTACCTACCTCAATCTTACGACGCAACAAACGAATTAATGCTGCAATCACATTACTACTGGGTTGTTCTTCCTCTTGCCACAAATTTTCCATAATTTGGGCATGAGTCATTAGCTGTCCAGTGTGTTCCATAAAATATTGCAGCAACTGGCTTTCTTTTTGCGATAACTCAATTATTCGTCCTTGGCGATAGGCGACTTGATTTTCACAATCTAGTTCTAAATCAGCGACGGTTAAACGTCCGGTGGTGGTTTCATAGGTTTGGGAACCAGAACGACGCAATAAAGCACGTACTCTGGCGAGTAACTCGCGCAGTTCAAAAGGTTTAACTAAATAGTCATCAGCGCCAGCATCTAAACCTTGTACGCGGTCATCGAGAGTATCTTTGGCTGTGAGAAACAGCACGGGAGTGGTTTTGCCTTGTCGTCGCAATTGCTGGCAAATCTCTAACCCCGTTTTTCCTGGCAGCATCCAATCTAAAATTAGTAGGTCATAACTACCTGCTTGTGCATATTCGCTGCCAATTGTGCCATCGAAAGCGGCATCCACAATATAACCCTCACGAGTTAACAAGCGACTCAAGGGTTCAGTTAGTTCAACTTCATCATCAACTAATAAAATTCTCATGCTGCTGTGGTAAGCATATAGAGATATTATTCAACTGCTGGATCGCCAAGGATATTAAGAAAAAGAATGCTGACTGTTGCATTGCCAAAAGGGGAACTCCTTAAAAATAGCATCCGCCTGCTACAATCTGTGGGATTAGATTTTAGCGCTTTTTTAGATTCAGGAACTCGCCAACTTCAAATTCCTGATACTAAGGGACTTGCAAAAGCTTTGTTGGTGCGGGCGCAGGATGTGCCTGTCTATGTAGAATATGGTCAAGCACAACTGGGTGTTGTTGGTTACGATGTGTTGCGGGAGAAGCAGCCGCAAGTTGCCCACTTGGTAGATTTGCAGTTTGGGTATTGTCGGATGTCAGTGGCGGTAAAAGCATCGAGTTCTTACCGATCGCCTTTAGATTTACCACCGCATGGTAGAGTTGCTTCAAAATATGTGAATTGCGCTCGTGAATATTTCCACAGTCTAGATTTACCCGTGGAAATCGTACCGTTGTATGGTTCAGTGGAATTAGGCCCGATTACTGGAATGTCAGAAGCGATCGTGGATTTGGTTTCTACAGGACGGACTATGCGCGAAAATGGTTTAATTGAAATCGCTACTCTCTATGAAAGCACGGCGCGGTTGATTGCCCATCCTCTGAGTTACCGTATGAATACAGGTAATCTCAGTGATGTAATTGCCAAGCTGCGGGAAGCAGTTTTGGTAGAGGTTTAACAGTTAAGTAGGTCGGCGCAATTAAAGCTAACTGGTTAAGGCTGTCATTTCTCATAAGTAAGGGTTTTAAGCCTATTTACGTTTTGTAATATACTTGAGTTTTTTCGCGCCAACTTACTTACAGCAGAATTCAGAAGTAAAACTAAGGTTTTCATTAAAAAAATCATGATTTTCATCAACAAAATCATGATTTTTCTCACTACAGCCTTTGACGTAGTGACAAATGACTCGCAGATAGTCTGCAACAATTAAATCTCATCATGCAGACTAAATTTGTTTACACTAGGATTAGTGCGATGGCGTACCCGCCTGCCGTAGAAATACGACAAAATTCCAATAGGATTCCCTGAACAGCCAAAGGCGGGGAAATGACTAAGAATTGTTAAGAAAAGTTAAGCTACTCTTGAGACAGCCATACTGTTGACTGAAAATATTACATTTAGATTTTTTAATAAAAATTAATGAAAGCTGGACAAATTGATACAGAAATGGCGCGGCTAGAAGCCCTCCGCCAGTATCAAATTCTTGACACCGAACCTGAAGAAGCTTACGACAATCTTGCTCAGTTAGCAGCATTTATTTGTGGTACTTCTATCTCTTTGGTAAATTTTATTGATGAAAACCGTCAATGGTTTAAGGCAAAAGTAGGTTTAGATGTATCAGAAATGCCCCGGTGTGTTGGGTTATCTTACCTTTGCCAAGAGCGGCGTAATGTTGTAGTGGTTCCTGATACCCTAGCTGATGAAGAATTGGCAAATAATCCGGTAGTAACTGGCTATCCATATATACGGTTTTATGCAGGTGTACCCTTAATTACTCCCAAGGGACATATGCTGGGAACTCTGTGTGTAATTGACCAAGTTCCAAAAGAACTGAGCCAAAAACAAGTGGAGGCGCTTGTAGCTCTGAGTCGTTTGGTAATCGACCAACTAGAACTTAGACGTTATGTAACTGAGGTATCTGAAGTTACTGAAAAGCTCATGGCACAGGAGCAAGCAGCCCGCGTCCAGTCTGAAGCTGCGAGAACCCGCATCAATAATCTTCTTGAAAGCATCACTGATGGGTTTTTTGCCCTGGATAAAAAGTCGCGATTCACCTACATTAATGGTCAAGCAGAACGGCTGTTGCGAAAAAAACAAAATGAGCTTCTGGGTAAAAACATCTGGGAAGTGTTTCCAGAAATCATCGGCACAACATTCTATCGTGAGTATCACAGGGCAATCTTAGAACAGGTGAGTGTGGAATTTGAGGAGTTTTATCCGCCACTAAATTGCTGGCTTCAAGTCCACGCTTATCCTGCAAAAGACGGCTTGTCTATTTATTTTCAAGACATTACTGAACGGCGGCGAACAGTAGAAGCACTACGAGAAAGTGAAGAACGTTGGCAATTAGCATTACATGGTAATAATGATGGCATTTGGGATTGGAACCTTAAGACTAATGAAGTGTTCTTATCAGCTCGGTGGAAGGAAATGCTCGGTTATAAAGACCACGAAGTTTCCAACGGTTGGGACGAATGGAAAAAGCGAATCCACCCCGATGAGCAAGATTGGGTACTTCAAGCCTTCCAAGACCACTTTGCCAAGAAAACACCGTTTTATGTCTGTGAATATCGAGTCCAGTGCCAAGACGGCAGCTATAAATGGATTCTAGATCGAGGACAAGCACTTTGGGACGCATTGGGTGATATAGTTCGCATGGTGGGTTCTTATACAGATATCACAGATCGCAAGCAGGCAGATGAAGAATTAAAGCGGCAGAATTTGCGATCGCAATTATTTGCAGAAATCACCCTGAAA
The Nostoc punctiforme PCC 73102 genome window above contains:
- a CDS encoding DUF4350 domain-containing protein, giving the protein MKRSNRLAWMGAIALAAIVLLTLLVAPNNTKISTGSTFNRASDGYGAWYAFMQQKGISIKRWQKPFSDIQAENSPVTFLQVSAYPRETTLDNQEREWVEKGNTLVILGAGARVTEAEFSTMQKSPQGEIKIDTRRRYQKANSKQVDLGDRFGAVVWEKNYNKGKVIFSTTPYLAANAYQDYLSNFKYLASLVTEKGNTVLVDEYIHGYKDADVRKKESEGDLSSFFAKTPLFPILIQLGILLLVLTWAQNRRFGKPVALETPVADNSEAYIQALAGVLQKADSTDFVVEMVGKQEQLQLQKALGLGQVLLERQALINFWKEKTGTSAAELDAVLKLQSHKQPISERELLSWLGKWRSIREIRNS
- a CDS encoding AAA family ATPase codes for the protein MSETHPILIRLGQGLNQVIVGQSSLIQQLLVALLAGGHVILEGVPGTGKTLLVKVLAQLIQGNFRRIQLTPDVLPSDITGTNIFDLNSRNFTLKKGPIFTEVLLADEINRTPPKTQAALLEAMEEMQVTLDGESLPLPDLFWVIATQNPLEFEGTYPLPEAQLDRFLFKLVVDYPDQAAEKQMLLNRQAGFSARRLDISRLKPIATVADILQARQAVKEVKVSEAIVDYLLALVRISRQYPDLTLGASPRAAGAWLQTSQALAWLAGRDFVTPDDVKAVASPLLRHRLILKPEAMLDGLQMDAVIASVINQVPVPR
- a CDS encoding YbjN domain-containing protein, with the translated sequence MASYQETLTSDESINELIAETTGINHLEVIENVIDSLEQDDSAMVSHTPEGGYLWKFKYGSVEVFVQLNGTTDEDTITVWSTVLNLPAKDEPRLLRYLLELNCSSTFEARFGIIENRVVVISTRTLAELSPGEVSRLITIVATIADNNDEALQTEFGAT
- a CDS encoding lipoate--protein ligase family protein; translated protein: MYSKQVWRLIPLLEAAGNVQMAIDNWLLEQHQSGKHPSTLRFYTWSPSAISLGYHQRKYPEYWQNLTWQGQKLDLVQRPTGGRAVLHQGDLTYAVVTSGITGSRLQVYEKICEFLIQGWRSLGVELHYGTEGRGYIHNPNCFGTATSADLVLPDGAKLIGSAQLRRSGAILQHGSIRLQPDAELFAQVFGAESFRTVQLPQSLSVEKIIADLITAASDCFNMQIELQPLSPSEWEEILAKL
- the rppA gene encoding two-component system response regulator RppA translates to MRILLVDDEVELTEPLSRLLTREGYIVDAAFDGTIGSEYAQAGSYDLLILDWMLPGKTGLEICQQLRRQGKTTPVLFLTAKDTLDDRVQGLDAGADDYLVKPFELRELLARVRALLRRSGSQTYETTTGRLTVADLELDCENQVAYRQGRIIELSQKESQLLQYFMEHTGQLMTHAQIMENLWQEEEQPSSNVIAALIRLLRRKIEVGRETALIHTVYGKGYRFGASSVESV
- the hisG gene encoding ATP phosphoribosyltransferase; the encoded protein is MLTVALPKGELLKNSIRLLQSVGLDFSAFLDSGTRQLQIPDTKGLAKALLVRAQDVPVYVEYGQAQLGVVGYDVLREKQPQVAHLVDLQFGYCRMSVAVKASSSYRSPLDLPPHGRVASKYVNCAREYFHSLDLPVEIVPLYGSVELGPITGMSEAIVDLVSTGRTMRENGLIEIATLYESTARLIAHPLSYRMNTGNLSDVIAKLREAVLVEV
- a CDS encoding GAF domain-containing protein — its product is MKAGQIDTEMARLEALRQYQILDTEPEEAYDNLAQLAAFICGTSISLVNFIDENRQWFKAKVGLDVSEMPRCVGLSYLCQERRNVVVVPDTLADEELANNPVVTGYPYIRFYAGVPLITPKGHMLGTLCVIDQVPKELSQKQVEALVALSRLVIDQLELRRYVTEVSEVTEKLMAQEQAARVQSEAARTRINNLLESITDGFFALDKKSRFTYINGQAERLLRKKQNELLGKNIWEVFPEIIGTTFYREYHRAILEQVSVEFEEFYPPLNCWLQVHAYPAKDGLSIYFQDITERRRTVEALRESEERWQLALHGNNDGIWDWNLKTNEVFLSARWKEMLGYKDHEVSNGWDEWKKRIHPDEQDWVLQAFQDHFAKKTPFYVCEYRVQCQDGSYKWILDRGQALWDALGDIVRMVGSYTDITDRKQADEELKRQNLRSQLFAEITLKIRESLQIDEILQTTVTEVQKLLQADRVLIFRLEADGSGTVVQEAVLPGWPVILRKNLFDPCFKEEYIERYRQGRVSAMEDIETAHIQPCHREFLQQFAVRANLIVPILVRDRIWGLLLAHHCAAPRKWNNFETELLKQLANQIGIALSQAELLEKETQQSQELARSNAELEQFAYVASHDLQEPLRMVTSYLQLLERRYKNQLDANADQFITYAVDGARRMQTLINDLLNYSRVSTRGQPFKLVDCDVILQQAIANLQIAIADSKAIVTHEPLPEVMADTTQLTQVFQNLIGNAIKFCQNQQPQIHIGVAKANANLDGESLNSIPLADEWLFSIRDNGIGLESQYAERIFIIFQRLHGRDKYPGTGIGLAICKKIIERHGGRIWVESKPGQGSTFYFTIPDRAGKQS